From a single Micromonospora pallida genomic region:
- a CDS encoding AfsR/SARP family transcriptional regulator: MDMTPTAPKPRRVLALLAICANRVVRNEQIIEELWENSPPTSVTTTLQTYVYQLRKHLQRALVPQPVAAGLDSTPTSELRTFAGGYMLSLAPEALDSLRFEQLVAQGRAALESGRTEAAARILRDALALWRGPALVDVTPGPILQVEVLRLEEMSKSALELRIEADLLLGRHHELLSELVGLSARQPTHEGFQAKLMLALYRAGRRSEALGVYQGARKALVAELGVDPSGDLQRLHRAILEGDPSLSEAGPPPIGLESLAMSIPRQRRLEHRQVGAVQ, encoded by the coding sequence ATGGATATGACGCCAACGGCGCCAAAACCGCGTCGGGTGCTCGCGCTTCTCGCTATTTGTGCCAATCGAGTCGTCCGTAACGAACAAATTATCGAAGAACTGTGGGAGAACAGTCCGCCCACCAGCGTCACCACCACGCTCCAGACCTACGTCTACCAACTCCGCAAACATCTCCAGCGGGCACTCGTCCCACAGCCGGTTGCCGCCGGGCTGGACTCCACGCCGACGTCCGAACTGCGGACGTTCGCCGGCGGCTACATGCTGTCGCTCGCCCCGGAGGCGCTCGACTCGCTGCGCTTCGAGCAACTCGTGGCGCAGGGCCGCGCGGCGCTCGAGAGCGGTCGTACGGAGGCCGCGGCCCGGATTCTCCGCGATGCGCTGGCGCTCTGGCGGGGGCCGGCGCTGGTGGACGTAACGCCGGGACCCATCCTCCAGGTGGAGGTGCTCCGGCTGGAGGAGATGAGCAAGAGCGCCCTGGAGTTGCGCATCGAGGCGGACCTGCTGCTGGGGCGCCACCACGAACTCCTCAGCGAGCTGGTCGGACTCTCCGCGCGGCAGCCCACCCACGAGGGGTTCCAGGCGAAGCTGATGCTGGCGCTCTACCGGGCCGGGCGCCGCTCCGAGGCGCTCGGCGTCTACCAGGGGGCACGCAAGGCCCTGGTGGCGGAGCTGGGGGTGGACCCGTCGGGCGACCTCCAGCGGTTGCACCGGGCCATCCTCGAGGGCGACCCGAGCCTCAGCGAGGCCGGACCGCCGCCCATCGGGCTGGAGTCGCTGGCGATGTCGATTCCCCGGCAGCGGCGGTTGGAGCACCGGCAGGTCGGTGCGGTGCAGTAG